The Nitrospira sp. KM1 genome includes a window with the following:
- a CDS encoding ABC transporter substrate-binding protein — protein sequence MKRRQQGILTGMPFMANITPRTFVDDAGRNIYIAKAPARVVSLAPSITEMLFALGLDEDIAGVTEFCNYPPAALTKPKVGYARPNLESLLALKPDFVVAPQEFLRAEILAKLDELKIPVFLLEAKTVEDILVQIQNLGKIFNRTPVSDRLTKAMRERISEISGRVAASGKRRVLYVLNSHPLITVGPGSYIHQMIGLAGGLNIASGTPMPYPRLSMETVLGEDPEVLIFPVGSLEGIPKSEQQEWNRWNGLSAVRHRQFRDVSSDALNRPGPRIVEGLELLARAIHPEAFADDPVMTRP from the coding sequence ATGAAACGCCGTCAGCAAGGCATTCTCACCGGTATGCCATTCATGGCGAATATCACGCCACGCACCTTCGTGGACGACGCGGGGCGCAACATTTACATTGCCAAGGCGCCTGCGAGAGTCGTCTCACTTGCTCCGAGCATTACCGAGATGCTGTTTGCGCTCGGACTCGACGAAGACATTGCGGGGGTCACGGAGTTTTGTAACTATCCTCCGGCGGCCCTCACGAAACCGAAAGTCGGGTATGCGCGTCCCAATCTTGAATCGCTCCTTGCCCTCAAGCCGGATTTCGTCGTCGCCCCGCAGGAATTTCTCCGTGCGGAAATTTTGGCTAAGCTCGATGAGCTCAAGATTCCGGTCTTTCTTCTGGAGGCCAAGACTGTCGAAGATATTCTGGTACAAATTCAGAACCTGGGGAAGATCTTCAATCGGACGCCGGTGTCGGATCGCTTGACGAAAGCCATGCGTGAGCGCATCAGCGAGATTTCCGGACGGGTCGCCGCATCCGGAAAACGCCGCGTGCTCTATGTCCTCAACAGTCATCCGCTGATTACCGTCGGGCCGGGAAGTTACATCCATCAAATGATCGGGTTGGCGGGAGGGCTCAATATTGCTTCCGGAACTCCAATGCCGTATCCCAGACTGAGTATGGAGACTGTTTTGGGCGAAGACCCCGAAGTCCTGATCTTCCCAGTCGGTTCTCTCGAGGGGATCCCCAAAAGCGAGCAACAAGAATGGAATCGCTGGAACGGCCTTTCGGCCGTTCGTCACAGACAGTTCCGAGATGTCTCCTCCGACGCGCTCAATCGGCCGGGTCCTCGAATCGTCGAAGGGCTGGAACTCCTCGCGCGCGCCATCCATCCGGAGGCATTTGCCGACGACCCTGTCATGACCCGACCATGA
- the rpmB gene encoding 50S ribosomal protein L28 yields the protein MAFACDICSKKHQTGNNVSHANNKTKRAFNPNLQRVRAIIDGSTKRIKVCTRCLRSGRVQKAV from the coding sequence GTGGCATTTGCATGTGATATTTGTTCGAAGAAACATCAGACTGGCAACAACGTCAGCCATGCCAACAACAAGACGAAACGGGCGTTCAATCCAAATTTGCAGCGTGTTCGGGCAATCATCGATGGTTCGACCAAGCGCATCAAGGTCTGCACGCGCTGCCTTCGCAGCGGGCGGGTTCAAAAAGCCGTCTAG